A window of the Branchiostoma floridae strain S238N-H82 chromosome 12, Bfl_VNyyK, whole genome shotgun sequence genome harbors these coding sequences:
- the LOC118426836 gene encoding uncharacterized protein LOC118426836, translating into MPKAKDKTKGRKKGKPGNKSLRRSLRRSTKESTTASDNVDGGTTSDPEVPDPPIKKGPTPPKPKKTPNTPVFLDDSTDSEDDTATAERAQILAALSRLEQNQSSVDQRLTSLQTEVRATRHPTSASTSREWRSEANKYAYNFNTGIREQLLQARQAPTLSAKDNILDQAAGEIESRNKDILLADKASWSAVRLFRSDTALSFSSKEEEQRWNKAVEEDRRRYNKPAYSSSTNRSFSSSTTTNNGQKHSFRPQQSSNLGCYTCGAEGHFAKDCAKYKRGRY; encoded by the coding sequence ATGCCGAAGGCCAAGGACAAGACCAAAGGCAGGAAAAAGGGCAAGCCCGGGAACAAGTCCTTACGGCGCAGCCTGCGCCGCTCTACCAAGGAGTCCACGACGGCATCTGACAACGTGGACGGCGGTACGACGAGCGACCCAGAGGTGCCAGACCCCCCCATCAAGAAGGGCCCCACACCGCCCAAGCCGAAGAAGACTCCCAACACCCCAGTTTTCCTGGACGACTCCACCGACTCCGAGGACGACACGGCGACTGCTGAGCGGGCACAAATCCTGGCCGCCCTGAGTCGTCTCGAGCAGAACCAGTCATCGGTGGACCAGCGCCTAACATCCCTGCAGACGGAGGTTCGGGCGACTCGACACCCGACGTCTGCATCCACCTCCCGAGAGTGGCGCAGCGAGGCGAACAAGTACGCCTACAATTTCAACACCGGCATCAGAGAACAACTACTACAGGCTAGACAAGCTCCGACGCTCTCCGCCAAGGACAACATCCTGGACCAGGCGGCAGGTGAGATTGAGTCCCGTAACAAGGACATTTTGCTAGCGGACAAGGCCTCCTGGTCTGCCGTCCGCCTCTTCCGCTCTGATACTGCCCTTTCCTTCTCTagcaaagaagaagaacagcGCTGGAACAAGGCGGTCGAGGAGGATCGCCGCAGATATAACAAGCCGGCCTATTCCTCATCTACCAACCGATCTTTCTCTTCCTCTACTACAACCAATAACGGCCAGAAACATTCCTTTCGTCCCCAACAGAGTTCCAACCTCGGTTGTTACACCTGCGGTGCTGAAGGACACTTTGCCAAAGATTGCGCGAAGTACAAGCGGGGCAGGTACTAG